The following are encoded together in the Pleurocapsa sp. FMAR1 genome:
- a CDS encoding PsbP-related protein, with amino-acid sequence MERVSIAVEYLPSESTTLKQYGQTVFKRIKQNRANNIEIDENRKTKIDEFPARMIVYSRKERGLQLRQMEVFIIKNNQVYIAIYTAEKAKYSKFLETAEKIIDSWEIN; translated from the coding sequence TTGGAGAGGGTATCTATTGCTGTTGAATATTTACCTTCTGAATCAACTACCTTAAAACAGTATGGTCAGACTGTTTTTAAGCGGATAAAACAAAATAGGGCAAACAACATCGAAATAGATGAAAACCGCAAAACTAAAATCGATGAGTTTCCTGCCCGCATGATCGTTTATTCTCGTAAAGAAAGAGGATTGCAGTTAAGGCAAATGGAGGTATTTATAATTAAGAACAACCAAGTCTATATTGCTATTTATACTGCCGAAAAAGCTAAGTATTCTAAATTTTTAGAAACAGCAGAAAAAATCATTGATTCTTGGGAAATAAATTAA
- a CDS encoding serine/threonine protein kinase, translating into MESIVGKILSDRYRIIRELSQDDFSTLYAAEDLTDVNSPQCQIERLQPLYESEVLGTQSWQKVLQAFVEQGKILKKISQHPQIPQLLAFFECDRQFYLVQELFEDETLEQRLEDSLINEAEAIEWLQEILGILEFTHKANVAHLNIQPSSLIQHQDGRKFLTNFAGIKNSILFKNKPLQTIVNQDFAAPEQIEGKADFTTDIYALGKTIIYALTGQVSEFIQPKTLPDEDVQQPSTIDSYSSADISPKLANILNKMVGNQPSLRYQSAAIVLSELDFEQQNVVVFPPPFAFDPQSPQFSGEEMPFAVSPKSRKTRQKRSFPFEFPKGIIWLLLALPFVTALIIIFIGMNRNAYQGFIDYTNKDYQFKLKYPQAWSKRDLDDPITGEVVVFASP; encoded by the coding sequence ATGGAGTCAATAGTTGGTAAAATATTAAGCGATCGCTATCGCATTATTCGAGAACTAAGTCAGGATGATTTTAGTACCCTTTATGCAGCCGAAGATCTGACAGATGTAAACTCTCCTCAATGTCAAATTGAAAGGTTGCAGCCACTGTATGAAAGTGAAGTTTTAGGTACTCAGTCTTGGCAAAAGGTTCTTCAGGCGTTTGTCGAACAAGGTAAGATCCTCAAGAAGATTAGCCAGCATCCACAGATCCCTCAACTATTGGCTTTTTTTGAATGCGATCGCCAGTTTTATTTGGTTCAGGAACTGTTTGAGGACGAAACTTTAGAGCAAAGGTTGGAAGATTCACTTATTAATGAAGCAGAAGCTATTGAATGGTTACAAGAAATTTTGGGGATTCTCGAATTTACTCATAAAGCTAACGTAGCCCATTTAAATATTCAGCCTTCAAGTTTAATTCAGCATCAAGATGGTAGAAAGTTTTTGACTAATTTTGCAGGAATCAAAAACTCTATTTTATTCAAAAACAAACCTTTACAAACTATAGTTAATCAAGATTTTGCAGCCCCCGAACAGATAGAAGGAAAAGCCGACTTTACTACTGATATTTACGCTTTAGGAAAAACAATTATTTATGCTCTAACTGGACAAGTCTCTGAATTTATTCAGCCAAAAACACTCCCTGATGAAGACGTTCAGCAGCCTTCAACAATTGATAGTTACTCTAGTGCCGATATTAGTCCCAAACTTGCTAATATCCTTAACAAAATGGTGGGTAATCAACCATCTTTACGTTATCAGTCTGCTGCGATCGTTCTATCCGAACTAGATTTTGAGCAACAAAATGTAGTTGTCTTCCCACCACCTTTTGCATTCGATCCTCAATCGCCTCAATTTTCTGGCGAAGAAATGCCTTTTGCTGTATCGCCTAAAAGTAGAAAAACTAGGCAGAAAAGAAGTTTCCCTTTTGAATTTCCCAAAGGGATCATTTGGTTACTATTAGCACTTCCTTTTGTTACTGCCTTAATAATCATATTTATTGGCATGAACAGAAATGCTTATCAAGGCTTTATTGATTATACAAACAAAGATTATCAATTTAAGCTTAAATATCCTCAAGCATGGTCAAAAAGAGATTTAGACGATCCAATTACAGGTGAAGTAGTAGTTTTTGCTTCTCCCTAG
- a CDS encoding peroxiredoxin, with protein MKRLISIRFWLAVALSFSLSCTTILPNAWAMGGKQPPLNEPAPEFVLPTNTGDGDISLKDYQGKWVVLYFYPQDFTSGCTLEARRFQQDLAEYEARDAQILGVSVDDVDSHAEFCDAQGLKFPLLADTNGSVSKAYGSWLGAMSLRHTYLIDPQGILRETFLGVRPSIHSQEVLARLDELEQELSS; from the coding sequence ATGAAACGTTTGATTTCGATTCGATTTTGGCTAGCTGTTGCCTTGTCTTTCTCACTTTCTTGCACAACGATACTGCCTAATGCCTGGGCAATGGGAGGCAAACAACCGCCTCTAAATGAACCTGCACCCGAATTTGTGTTACCTACTAACACGGGAGATGGTGATATTTCTCTTAAAGATTACCAGGGTAAATGGGTAGTACTATATTTTTACCCTCAAGATTTTACTTCTGGCTGTACCCTTGAAGCTCGACGTTTTCAACAAGATCTAGCAGAATATGAGGCAAGAGACGCACAGATTTTGGGAGTGAGCGTTGATGATGTTGATTCTCATGCTGAATTTTGCGATGCCCAGGGGCTTAAATTTCCTTTGCTAGCAGATACCAATGGCAGCGTAAGTAAAGCTTATGGCTCTTGGTTGGGAGCGATGTCCTTGAGACATACTTATCTAATCGATCCTCAAGGTATTTTACGGGAGACTTTTTTGGGAGTTAGACCTAGTATTCATAGTCAAGAAGTACTTGCTCGTTTAGACGAGTTAGAACAGGAATTATCTAGCTAA
- the sat gene encoding sulfate adenylyltransferase, whose product MSKDLIAPHGGELIDRLATPAEKEDFLAKADSLPRVQLDERATSDLVMIAIGGFSPLSGFMGQEDYVSVVKKMRLANGLPWSVPVTLSVTKEVADPLAVDSLIRLDNPDGKFIGVLQLRKKYSYDKKHEATNVYGTEEDKHPGVKVIYDQGEINLAGKIWLLEREDHPQFSKYQIDPAASRAMFQERNWETVVGFQTRNPIHRAHEYIIKCALEIVDGLFLHPLVGATKSDDIPADVRMRCYEIMMENYFPQERVILAINPSAMRYAGPREAIFHALIRKNYGCTHFIVGRDHAGVGDYYGTYDAQEIFGEFAPEELGITPLKFEHAFYCTRTEQMATAKTSPATKDERIHLSGTKVRAMLREGKTPPPQFSRPKVAEELARAMKAS is encoded by the coding sequence ATGAGTAAAGACTTAATTGCACCTCACGGTGGTGAATTAATAGATCGTTTGGCTACCCCAGCCGAAAAAGAAGACTTTCTAGCCAAAGCCGACTCTTTACCCAGAGTTCAGTTAGACGAAAGAGCTACCTCCGATCTAGTTATGATCGCCATTGGTGGATTTAGCCCCCTCAGTGGCTTTATGGGTCAAGAAGACTATGTTAGCGTAGTGAAAAAAATGCGTTTAGCTAATGGTTTACCCTGGTCTGTACCTGTGACCCTCTCGGTAACTAAAGAGGTTGCCGATCCTTTAGCAGTAGATAGTCTAATTCGCTTAGATAATCCTGACGGCAAATTTATTGGGGTTTTGCAGCTAAGGAAAAAGTATAGCTACGACAAGAAGCATGAGGCAACAAACGTTTACGGCACGGAAGAAGACAAACATCCTGGAGTCAAAGTAATTTATGACCAGGGAGAAATCAATTTAGCTGGCAAAATATGGTTGCTAGAGAGAGAAGATCACCCCCAGTTTTCTAAGTATCAAATCGATCCTGCTGCTTCTAGAGCCATGTTTCAAGAAAGAAACTGGGAAACGGTAGTTGGTTTTCAAACCCGTAACCCTATTCACCGCGCTCATGAATACATTATTAAATGTGCTTTGGAAATTGTTGATGGTTTGTTTCTTCATCCTTTAGTCGGAGCAACAAAGAGTGATGACATTCCCGCTGATGTAAGAATGCGCTGCTACGAAATTATGATGGAAAACTATTTTCCTCAAGAACGAGTAATTCTAGCCATTAATCCTTCTGCCATGCGCTATGCAGGACCAAGAGAAGCCATTTTCCACGCTTTAATTCGTAAAAACTATGGCTGTACTCATTTTATTGTGGGTCGCGATCATGCTGGAGTAGGTGACTATTATGGAACTTACGATGCTCAAGAAATTTTTGGAGAATTTGCACCAGAAGAACTAGGTATTACACCTCTCAAGTTTGAACACGCTTTTTACTGTACGCGGACAGAACAGATGGCAACAGCTAAAACTAGCCCTGCAACTAAGGATGAGCGAATTCATTTGTCAGGGACAAAAGTAAGAGCTATGCTGAGAGAAGGCAAAACACCTCCTCCCCAATTCTCTCGTCCAAAAGTTGCCGAAGAACTAGCAAGAGCAATGAAAGCTTCATAG
- a CDS encoding caspase family protein — translation MGLDRRTFLQQAGLALFTWGATEAGISSLDKDSQLAALVKNYHQTLAESTSRKLALLVGINRYPDHEHLDGCLTDVELQRELLIHRFGFNPQDIVTLCDRQATRENIETAFIEHLAQQAQADDVVVFHFSGYGGQIKMPLSTVATANDTNNPDPFKLVNSFVPVDGVLPSQKTSIANSILQDTLLVLAQSLSTSKCTFVLDTSFNTTPGSKHGSLKVRSVSEVAESSSPQELIFLEQLRSDFAAKGLKPTKRLLSLPGVVLSASSNNQVAAERHWNGFSAGLFTHALTQHLWHLTPSNKVQIALARTAATVEQTMGRQQQPSLNSPEKSAIAYYLATSDAPNATGVVSKVSNNIIEVKLLGLPATILDCYGVYSCLRLLSADGLDATQLQIQSKAGLVSKTKLIQPGAVDSPLPGQLVRESIRMLERNLGINLALDADMPRIERVDATSAIANISGVNSATASGEQNADCLLGKIERISAKETGNSNTENQTSSYGLYTAGGELISKTTGVDEEAVKIAIDRLKPQFNNLLAAKWLKLTDNEFSSGLKAGASLSTVTTEQPINLHRTTLIAEDEQLPAEKKQIFPGDRYSTVPILIKGSDVQLSLSNTSDRPLYLLILGINSDSSIFALYTPTKSTPAEAQTQLKNLEIASGDELTVPSVEDSWKWKVSDSVGINTLYAVFSVQPFAKTLTALANQPTFKLDQEQILNVTNPVAVVNSLMEDLHAASSVSPELLPNGDVYALDVNHWATLSFIYEVANS, via the coding sequence ATGGGACTCGATCGCCGAACTTTTCTACAGCAGGCTGGATTGGCTTTGTTTACTTGGGGAGCAACCGAAGCAGGAATCTCATCTTTAGACAAAGATAGTCAATTAGCAGCCTTAGTTAAAAATTATCATCAAACTTTAGCAGAATCTACTAGTCGCAAGCTGGCTTTGCTTGTGGGCATTAATCGCTATCCCGACCATGAACATCTTGATGGTTGTTTGACGGATGTTGAACTACAACGTGAACTATTAATTCATCGTTTCGGATTTAATCCCCAAGATATTGTTACTTTATGCGATCGCCAAGCCACCAGAGAAAATATTGAAACTGCTTTTATCGAACACTTAGCTCAACAGGCTCAAGCTGATGATGTAGTAGTGTTTCATTTTAGTGGCTACGGTGGTCAAATTAAGATGCCTTTGTCTACAGTGGCAACAGCAAACGATACAAATAATCCCGATCCCTTTAAACTAGTTAATAGTTTTGTACCTGTCGATGGAGTGCTACCTTCTCAAAAAACTTCTATTGCCAATAGCATTCTGCAAGATACTCTACTGGTATTGGCACAGTCTTTATCTACCTCCAAATGCACTTTTGTTTTAGATACTAGCTTTAACACTACTCCTGGGAGCAAACATGGTAGCCTCAAGGTGCGATCAGTGTCAGAAGTTGCCGAGAGTTCTAGTCCCCAAGAGCTGATCTTTTTAGAACAGTTACGCAGTGATTTTGCGGCTAAAGGACTTAAGCCTACTAAAAGATTATTATCTTTGCCTGGAGTTGTTCTTTCTGCAAGCAGCAATAATCAAGTGGCAGCAGAAAGACATTGGAATGGCTTTAGTGCAGGACTATTTACCCATGCTTTAACTCAACATCTTTGGCATTTAACTCCCAGTAATAAGGTGCAAATAGCTCTGGCTAGAACAGCAGCCACCGTCGAGCAGACAATGGGTAGGCAACAACAACCCTCGCTCAATAGTCCTGAGAAATCGGCGATCGCTTATTATTTAGCCACTAGCGATGCTCCTAATGCCACGGGAGTTGTTAGCAAGGTCAGCAATAACATCATTGAAGTTAAACTTTTGGGTTTACCGGCAACAATTCTTGACTGTTATGGAGTCTATTCCTGCCTGCGTTTGCTATCTGCCGATGGTCTAGACGCGACCCAACTCCAAATTCAATCAAAAGCAGGTTTGGTTAGCAAAACCAAGCTTATTCAGCCAGGAGCAGTTGATTCACCGCTTCCGGGGCAGTTAGTCCGCGAAAGTATTCGGATGCTAGAGCGTAACTTAGGGATAAACTTAGCCCTAGATGCCGATATGCCGAGAATTGAACGAGTAGATGCCACTAGTGCTATTGCTAATATTTCGGGGGTCAACTCGGCGACCGCTTCGGGAGAGCAAAACGCTGATTGTCTTTTGGGTAAGATCGAGCGAATTTCAGCCAAAGAAACTGGCAATTCAAACACTGAAAATCAAACTTCTAGCTACGGTTTATATACTGCTGGAGGAGAATTAATTAGCAAAACTACAGGTGTAGATGAAGAAGCAGTTAAAATTGCTATCGATCGCCTCAAGCCACAGTTTAATAATTTGCTAGCAGCTAAATGGCTCAAGCTGACTGACAATGAATTTTCTTCAGGCTTAAAAGCAGGTGCTAGCTTATCAACAGTCACAACCGAGCAGCCTATCAATCTACACAGAACGACTTTGATCGCTGAGGATGAACAATTACCAGCCGAGAAGAAGCAAATTTTTCCTGGCGATCGCTATAGTACCGTGCCGATTTTAATTAAAGGTTCAGATGTTCAACTTTCTTTGAGCAATACTAGCGATCGACCGCTCTATCTGCTTATTTTGGGAATTAATTCTGACAGTAGTATTTTTGCCCTATATACTCCTACTAAATCGACACCAGCCGAAGCCCAGACGCAATTAAAAAATCTAGAGATTGCATCTGGGGATGAACTGACAGTACCATCAGTAGAGGATTCTTGGAAATGGAAAGTTTCGGATTCAGTTGGTATAAATACTCTATATGCTGTTTTTTCTGTCCAACCATTTGCCAAGACCTTGACGGCTTTGGCAAACCAGCCAACCTTTAAACTAGACCAAGAACAGATATTAAACGTGACTAACCCAGTAGCTGTAGTCAATTCTTTAATGGAAGATTTGCACGCTGCCAGTTCAGTGTCACCAGAGCTTTTACCAAATGGTGATGTCTATGCCTTGGATGTTAATCACTGGGCAACCCTTAGCTTTATCTATGAAGTTGCTAACTCATAA
- a CDS encoding glycosyltransferase family protein has product MQSTDIVILSNGPGEVVTWVRPVVKCLRQAFGSEQNQLRISVLLSPCPHSTGKEAAIALSYRQVDRVLPASEFFAFLLWGKTPDNWQWHKQGMVVFLGGDQFYTVAISKRLRYSSLIYAEWDARWYRFVNYFAAMNQKVIEAVPKSYQHKFTLVGDLMADTALEVKNQSGKLDPGIAKIGLLVGSKPAKLAQGVPLCLAIAQKIQQQKPQAEFIIPVAPTLDLSDLGNYANLQHNPLISSLGNVEGKLITSADEDITYLVTSGGTKIELITQFPAYETLVSCQLCLTTVGANTAELASLGIPMIVLLPTQQLDAMRSWDGIPGIMANLPGVGTFFAKLINWLVLKQGRLFAWPNIWAGREIVPELIGRLKPETVAELVLDYLAHPNKLENMQVNLVAVRGKSGAAQQIADIIKQEITTKIN; this is encoded by the coding sequence ATGCAATCAACTGATATTGTCATTTTGTCTAATGGCCCAGGAGAAGTCGTAACTTGGGTACGTCCTGTGGTTAAATGTCTGCGTCAGGCTTTTGGAAGTGAACAGAATCAGTTAAGAATTTCGGTTTTGTTGTCTCCTTGTCCCCACAGTACGGGCAAAGAGGCAGCGATCGCCTTAAGCTATCGGCAAGTAGATCGAGTACTGCCAGCTTCAGAGTTTTTTGCTTTTTTGCTTTGGGGTAAAACTCCAGATAATTGGCAATGGCACAAGCAAGGAATGGTAGTTTTCTTAGGCGGCGATCAGTTTTATACCGTTGCTATTAGCAAACGATTAAGGTACTCCAGCTTAATTTATGCCGAATGGGATGCTCGTTGGTATCGCTTCGTTAATTATTTTGCAGCCATGAACCAAAAGGTAATCGAGGCAGTACCCAAGTCTTATCAACACAAGTTTACTTTGGTAGGCGACTTGATGGCGGATACCGCCTTGGAAGTAAAAAATCAGTCTGGTAAATTAGACCCAGGCATTGCCAAAATTGGTTTGCTTGTAGGTTCAAAACCCGCCAAACTCGCTCAAGGAGTTCCTTTATGTTTGGCGATCGCTCAAAAGATTCAGCAACAAAAGCCCCAAGCTGAATTTATCATCCCTGTTGCACCCACTCTAGATTTAAGTGATTTGGGCAACTATGCTAATTTACAACATAACCCTTTGATCTCATCTTTGGGCAACGTAGAAGGCAAATTAATTACATCGGCAGATGAAGATATTACCTATTTAGTTACTTCAGGAGGAACAAAGATTGAACTAATTACCCAGTTTCCTGCCTATGAAACATTAGTCTCTTGTCAGCTTTGCCTGACAACTGTGGGCGCAAATACAGCCGAATTGGCTTCTCTGGGAATCCCGATGATTGTTTTATTACCAACTCAGCAGCTAGATGCTATGCGCTCTTGGGATGGAATACCAGGAATTATGGCTAATCTACCAGGAGTAGGAACATTTTTCGCCAAACTAATTAATTGGCTAGTACTTAAGCAAGGACGTTTGTTTGCTTGGCCCAATATTTGGGCTGGGCGAGAAATAGTTCCTGAACTAATCGGCAGGCTAAAACCTGAAACTGTTGCTGAGTTAGTGTTAGATTATCTCGCCCATCCTAATAAACTTGAGAATATGCAGGTCAATTTAGTAGCGGTCAGAGGAAAGAGTGGTGCAGCGCAACAGATCGCAGATATAATAAAGCAAGAAATAACTACTAAAATTAACTAA